The genomic stretch ACTATGGCGCGTTCAAGATTGCCTTAACGGTGTGAAGCCATCAGATGTTAAAGCCAGGTGATGTCTAGGATTCGTCATCCTGACTGGCGTGCAGGGTCTTCCAAAATACGTCTACAACACGGTCTGCAATAGTCTCTGGATCATTTTCTTCTTCACTGGAGGGTCTAGTAAAGCTTGGTTGCTCCCCAGTTCTAGACGGTTCTCCGGGGCGAGGGTCTTTCATCTTGGCCTCCTTTGAATCGTTGAAAATACTGTGGATTGATCTCTGGATTGAAGTAGTGCTTGCGCTTGATCCAGATGAAACCATCACCCTTTGAAATCAGAGCCACATCAATCGGTCCACCTACGGTTTCATGTTCCTCAGAAACCTTCCTCTTGAGCGACTGCAGACCAACCAATGCTTCAGCAACTGCCGGTAGCTCGCTCTTTGGCATCTCGGCAATTGCTCCCAACACGGGTTCTGCATATTCTTCCCACTCTATGCTATCCAATTCTTTTTGCAGAGCAACCATAGCATTCTCCAGAGCCCGGGAAACGTCTCTTTCGGACTCCTTTAGAGTGTCAGCCAAGATCCTCGAAAGTATGATTTCAAATATATCTAACAGCGTACCCTTGTATGATGGCTCGACCCCGTTCATGAATCCTTGAACAACTTCCTTTTGAGCGTATGGAAGGATGAGTGCCTCAATTCCTCCAATCGCTATGCTCGGTTTCTCGAGACGATAAATGAGTTGTCCTCGAAAGCCTAAGACTTCCAGCGACACAATTGCGGGATATATCTCTTTTTCTCCAAAGCCAGCTACGACAATGCCAGAGCGCGACCACCCTATCCCCTCTTGATCTATCCGAAAAGTGCTAGCTTGAACGTTTATGTACCGAATGAAATCCGATGTATAGTCTTCAATAGTTTCCCTGCCTTCTGTCCCCAAATGGTCTCTATACAACTTGATCACAGTTTCCCAGGGCACTTCTCCAAGACGAGTGTTACCGTTAATCATTATCCCTACTGGAAAATACTGTGAAAGCGCGAAGAGTTTATTGGCTGAGGTAAATATCTTAGTGACGTCTTCATATTCACCATCTACAATCGAGACAGCACTATCAGCGGCTAGAGCAACTGCTTCCTGGTTCATAACTGCAATCTCAGCGGTCACCAAGCTCTCCTTCAGGTGCACTTATCCTGCCAATTCTATTTCCAGTTCCGTCAGCCTTGTCTGGTCAATACTCCTTAATCTAGATTCCATAGTACACATCTCCGAATAACTTTCAAAGCCGCCAAGCATCAACGGACCTGCAGTAAGCTGGCAGCACTATCGCTAGAAAAGATGAAGACTCAGTAGCGCCCTACCCCAACTCGTCTCGGAACCGCTCCAGCGCCGCCAGGATGCCGTGCTCCGTCACATCCGGCGCGATCCAGTGAGCAATGGCTTTGAGGTCGGAATGGGCGTTGCCCATGGCGATGCGCAGGCCGCACTCTTGGAGGAATTCCACGTCGTTGGGCCCATCGCCAATGCCGATGATCTGCGCGGGCCGGATGCCGAGCATGCGCGCGTAACGGTGAACGGCGGTAGCCTTGGTGCCGAGTTTGTGGGTAATGTCCACGCCCCACGTCCTGCCGGATTCATAGGGAAAACGCGTGACGTGCACAGGCCGCTCCGACGGAAAGAGCTCTTCAAAACGCGGCAGGTCCGCCGTGGGCACCGGCAAGACTGTGATGCGCGTGATGCGCCAGTGGTGAATGTCCGCCACGGTCTCAACCACTGTCGTGTCGTCCACGGCGGAGAAGGAATAGGGGCTCCGTGCTACGGCGTCCAGCACGGTGCGCGCATCTTCCGGTTCCAGGTAGACGCAGTCGAGGGTCTCCATGGTGTCGGCGCGGAAGATGCGCGCGCCGCCGTCGGCAACCTGCAGACCCTTGAGATCGAAACGCGCGGCCATGGCGGCAACGTAGTGGAGGTCCCGGCTGGAAATCAGGCCCACATGACACCGCCGCGCCGCGGCGGATATCCCCGCGATCACCGGAGGAGAGGGCAGGACACCGTAGGGCGCGAGTGTGCCGTCGATGTCAGATAGCACGGCAGCATACCGCGGCGTGGATGACATTACTGCCACTTGCAGGGCGGCCTACAGGCCGGCGACCTGGTGTGCCGCCCGCGCCAGGGCGTCAACGAAGCGATCAACCTCAACCTGTCCCATCGGCGTAGAGAGCGCCCCGAGGCCCTCTTTGGAGACGATAACACCGGCGTCCATGAGTCCGCGATGCAGTCCGCGCATACGGGCTTCGGTCTCAGGTCCTTTAGGAATGCTGCGGTAGTTGACGATTGGCTCATCCGTCGGCACGACGATGATGAGCGATCCGGCGCCGCTGACCTGCCCCGGCACGCCTGCATCGGCAAAGACCGCATTGGCGCGGGTGCGCAAGTCATCGCCTAGTTCTTCCAGGCGTGTGTACGCATCCGGCGTGAGTTGGGAGAGAGCGGCATAACCGGCGATCGCGGAGAGCGGGTTGCCGCTGTACGTGCCGCCGGAGGCGAGCACGGGCGGCCCTGCCGTGGGATCCAGCAGCGACATAATCTCGGCGCTGCCGCCCACGGCGCCAATCGGCAGGCCGCCGCCGATGATCTTACCAAAGACCGTGAGATCTGGCTCGCCGCCAAAGCGGGCCGCGCCGCCTGCGTAGCTCACCCGAAAACTGATCACCTCGTCGGAAATGAGCACGATACCGTAGTCCCGCGTGATCTCGCGCAAGAACGTGAGAAAGTCATCCTGCGGCAACGGAAAGCCCGCCCGATTGCAAAGTGGATCATAAAGCAGCGCCGCGATATCGGACCCATGTTGTTCCAGCAGGCGTATCACGGATTCCCTGTCGTTGTAGGGCAGCGTCAGCACGTCGGACTCAACCGAGTCCGCCAGTCCGCCGCTGCTGGCCACGCTGTGGGGGGCGTCCGCGGGTCCCCATGTGTCCGGCTGAGAAGAGTAACTCACCTGTACGTAGTCGTAATAACCGTGGTAGAAGCCCTCGAACTTGGCGATGCGGCTGCGTCCCGTAAACGCCCGTGCCAGTTTGACCGCGAGCATTACGCCTTCAGTGCCGGAATTGGCAAAGCGGATCTTCTCTAAAGAGGGCACCCGTTCCACGAGCAGACGGGCAAGCTCCAGTTCCGGCTCGGACGGTTCGGAATACGCAGAGCCGCGCTGCAGTTGGTGAAAGATTGCCAGGTTTATCACCGGATTGGCGTGGCCGTGAATCAGCGCGGTCATGTTGTTGAGGTAATCAACGCGCTCCACACCCTCCACGTCGGTCAGGTAGCAACCGTTCCCGCTTTGCGCATAGATGGGATACGGATGATAGTAGTAGTGCAGCCGTGACGTGCCTCCCGGCATATAGCGGGACGACTCCTCAAATAGCTCAGCTGTCGCAGTGGTAGGGGGCGAACCTGCCTCCGGTTCAATCGCAACTCCCCCCTCGCTGTGCCGCTGGCCCATAACCACCTCCTCATGCGTGCAAGTCCTCTTGGCGATAGTATACCCAATGTCGCGCGGTCGCAGCGGAACAGTGCACCAGGCGCGGAGAGCGTCAATGATTGCGTGCGGTCTCGATTCATCCTTCCTATATGCTAGAATTCCCCTACTGAACTCTGCGCTTTGGCTAAGGTTCTAGGGTACGCATGCGCACGCCACACATACCTCGTTACGCGGATACGGTCGTCATCGGCGGCGGCACGGCGGGAGCCGCCGTGGCGGGACTGCTTGCCGAACGCGGCGACCAGTCGGTGCTGCTCTTGGAAGCCGGTCCGGACTACGGTCACCAGAAAGAAGGCCGCTGGCCCAGCGACTTGCTGGACGGTCGCGTGCTTGCCAGCACCCACGATTGGTCCTTCACCAGTGCGGCAACTCACGGCCAGCCAAACCACGAGCTCCAGCGTGCCAAGGTGATCGGGGGCTGTTCAGCCCACAACGGCTGCATCGCCATCTGGGGCAGCCGTGCCGACTATGACGGCTGGGCCGCCGCAGGCAACGACGGTTGGTCGACAGCAGAGGTTATCCCCTATTTCGAGCGAGCGATGGCAAGGTTGAGCGTGCGCGAGTTTGCCCCGGAGGAAGTTACTCCCTTTCACGGCGCGTGCCTCGACGCGATGGTCGGGAGCGGCATCCCCAGAACCGCCAATCTGAATGACTTGGACGAAGACATCGGCGCGGCGATCGCGCCGATCAACATCAGAAACGGCGTCCGCTGGAGCACGGCGCTCGCCTATCTCGATCCGGTGCGGGACCTGGGCAACTTGACCATAGTGGGCGACGCGCTCGTCAAGAAGATTGGAGTTCGCGGTTCGCATGCAGTTTCGGTCGAGGTAGTTCACGCAGGCCAAGAGTCAACGGTCGAGGCCGGACGCATAATCCTGTGTGGGGGTGCCTACGGCTCGCCCGCCGTTCTGCTCCGTTCCGGCATCGGCCCGGGCGATGAGCTGACTGCGTTGGGGGTCCCAGTCCGCTTGGACTTGCCCGGTGTCGGCCGCAACCTGCACGATCACCCGGGCGCAATCATGCTGCACCACGGCACAGATCTCTTCAATTCCCTCTCGACGGACTTTATCGCCGCCGGCAAGACGGTCTTCACGGAACAGAGCCTCGCCAAGGCGCGGAGCAGAAACTGCGGCGAGGCATTCGACCTGCACATTGCGCCCCTGACTCCGCCCTCTCCCGACAAGGACGGACGTTGGGAATGCGCTATGTACACCGCCCACATGGCGCCGCAGTCCCGAGGCCGTCTGACACTCCGCGACCGCAGCCCTGAGAGCAGTCCGGTGATCGATACCGGTTACTTTACGGATCCCGGAGACCGCGATCTTGCGGCACTGCTGGACGGCATCGCGCTGACCCGAGAAATCGCCCGCCAACCATCGTTTGCCGAGTTGATAGGTGAAGAACTGGAAGAAACAGCGAGTATGGTTACCGCTGAGGATGTGCGCCGCAACGGATTGCACTACTACCATCCGGTCGGCACGTGCAAGATGGGCCCGGCTTCAGAACCTGAAGCGGTAGTCGATGCAATGGGCAAAGTCCACGGCATAGAGGGTCTCCACGTCGTCGACGCCTCAATCATGCCTAACGTTCCCCGAGGGAACACCAACTTGCCCACGCTCATGCTCGCGGAGCGGATAATTGCCGGAGTCGACTAGAGTATTACAGCTCGGTGTGTGGCTCTGCCCATACCTGAGGATTGTATTGTTCGTTAGGACTGTTAACCGTTTCCATAGCCACTTCAGCGATTGCTAGGCAATTGCAATTGACGAGCAGTGAACCCCGCTTTAGTTCCGCGCTACTCAGAGTTGTCGAACTGTGGGTTGAAAAAAGGTGTGCATGTACCAAAGGGGGAAGCCAGACATGTTGACATTCAATTCGATCGATGTGGAAACCGCAAACGCTGATCGTGCGAGCATCTGCCAAATCGGAATTGTGCATGTTCAGGGGGGAAGAATGGAAGATCAGTGGGAAACCTTGGTGAACCCAGAAGATTGGTTCGATCCAATGAACATAATGATTCACGGAATTCAAGAGAGTGACGTGAGGCATAGCCCTACGCTTCCCGATGTTCGCGGTGAGTTGCGTGATCGGCTGTGTGGATCTGTCTTGGTAAGTCACACTGCGTTTGATCGGGTCGCATTTGAGCGGGCTATGGTGAAGTATGGCTTGGAGAAGCTTCGAGTCACTTGGCTCGACAGTGCCATGATCGCCCGTCGAGCATGGCCGGAGCGCTATGCGCAAAGAGGTTACGGTCTCAAGAGTATTGCGGAGGATCTCGGAATCTCATTCAGGCATCACGACGCGCTTGAAGACGCCAGGGCAGCCGCTGAGATCGTGCTCCGAGCCTGTCTTAATGCAGATATGGACATTGAGGGGTGGCTGCGCCGGGTTGATCGACCTATCGTTGATTCTAGTGCATACTCCGCCAAACGAGAGGGAAATGTCGACGGGCCACTATTCGGTGAAACTGTCCTTTTTACCGGAGCACTTGGCATTCCGCGACGGAGAGCAGCCGACATAGCTGCAGAAGCCGGGTGCCAAGTGGTCAACGGTGTCAGTACAAAGGTAACGATGCTAGTCGTAGGTATCCAAGACGAGACCAAGCTGAATGGCTACTTGAAGAGCAGCAAACATCGAAAGGTGGAAGAATTGGTCAAGAAAGGTGCGGATATTCAGATTCTTTCGGAAGACGACTTTTCCGTACTTATGGATGTTGACCTATCAAGCTCTCCCTGAGCTTGATCTCGCTTCCATGGCCGACATTGGTGCTCGCGGAGCGGATCGTGGCTGCGCTCGACTAGAGCCGCCTGGGCCGGATTTGGTGCAGCTTGGCAACCCCGACCGTACGCCAGCCAGAACCTACGCACTGAGATTCAACTCAACATCCCAGCCGTATGCCGATCCGTACTCATTGCTTTGGAGCGACCTGTCAATTGGTACAAGCAGAGCAGCATCGTCCGACCGCCATGGCTCTCTAGGCCCTTGTTCGGCCGTTAATATCACCCACCCACACTTCCAGCGATTCGTCCTCTTTCGAACTTAGAATTTTCTTACAAAAACCACTGGCTATTCCCTGAAAGTGGTGTATTGTGAAGTTAGAACCCAGGGGGACACGACGGAGCTTTCGGGCAGCCGAAATATCCTTGAAACGCAGTGAGGATGCCGATGTACGCCTCCCTTCAGACCGCCGATGAAACAACGCTGCCCGGGCCATTGATGGCCGGTCTCGGTGATGTCCGCATTCTGCATCCCCCAGGGACTTTTGCCTTGTCACCGGCTAGCCTGATTTCGGTCCAAGCGATAGTGGGAAACCAGGACCTGCTCAAGGGTATCGGGCTGGACTGGGGCACCGGTTCCGGGTGTCTGGCGATCACCGCAGCCAGAATTGCCGATGTCTTTCACGTGGCCGGGCTGGACATCTCCGAGACGAGCGTGGCAACCGCCTACAAGAACGCCTCGTACAACGCCGTCAGCGACAAGACTTCGTTCTTCGTCGCCAACTCATACTCGCCAGTGGACTGGCGCGTGCGCCGGGCGCTCGATTCCCTGGAGAGGCGCGTCGACTTCGTGCTTGCAAATCCCCCTGCCAGCGAAGATGACGACGGCTTCGGCTTCCGACGTGAAGTGCTCAAGGGAGCACGAAAGTACATGGCAGCGGGCGGCGTAGTCTTACTCGGCGGGTCGTCTCGCTATGGCCAGAGGGCCAAGCGACTATGCGACGAGGTGCCCGAATTCAGCTACGGCGGGGTTATCTCAAGCACCGGCTGGGTCCCGTTTGATCTTGCCCGGCCGGACTACCTGCGGTATCTGAAGCAGTACGCAGCGGAGGAGGAACGCGGCGGTCTGGACTACCGCTTCCAATGCAACCGTGTTCACGCCGGAGAGCCGATCAACGCGCGACGCGCACTCGCGCTCTTCGATGCGACCGGCCTGATGCCGTTCATGGACTGGCAGATGCACCTGTTCAGATACAACCGGAATTAAGTTTGGGTCCGACCGCCACACGGTCCCATCGCCCAGCGGTCATCTTATTTTTGCCCTGAACGCCGCATTGGCTTGGTAGTGCACGCCTCTCTTCGGGGCGAATCGTCAAGAATTCTGGGCTTACCTCTCACATGTGCCCTTCACCGGCGCTCTCTGCCGCGATGGAGTGATGCGTTTGACTACCACGCCTCAGATCTCCATGGGGATGGAAGTCGTGATCAGGCTGTGCCGATCGCCTGAATTGCAGCATCCTGCCGCGGCGGGCGGTGACCTACGACCCGCTTACATCTGAACAGCGTGACCGCTGTCGTGCAAGAGCCTCCGCCGATCAGGTGCTTGACCCCCTCGGTCCCGCCAACCAAAGTCGTTTGACAAGCCGTGGGTCATGGGTTAGATTTGCCTCGACTTTCAGGAGATTGACGGGCCCTCTTGGGAAAGCGTGCCGCAACGCATCTTTTCAGAGGAACCCGGCCAACGAAACACGGGCAAGATGTGCGGCAACCACACTGGCAAAGTACGCGCACTAGCTCAAAGGAGAAAGCTGTGAAGGTAGACCGCGGCCAATTCATGGACCAAGGATATCTGATCTTTCGCAATCTCATTCCGCCGGACAAGCTCGAAACCATGCGCGCGAGCTGCGAAACGATGTTGGAGCGGCAGAAGGCGAATTGGGCGCGGGAGCGCGGGCCGGACGACCCGCCCGGCAGCGAATACGATAAGGCCCGTCAACCCCGCGTCATGATGATGCGCCCGGGTCTCATCGATGCCGAGACCGCCAACGTCGTGGAGGACTTCTGGGTCGCCGACGAGACCTTGGAAGTTACCAGTCAACTCCTTTGCGAACCTGAGCCTTGCATTACCGAAATGATGATGATGTGCAATCCCATCCGCGACTGGCCGGGGGGCACGGGCTGGCACCGGGACATACATCCTGTTGACATGGCTCCGCTGGATGCTCTGACAGCAGACGTTATGGAAAGCGGCCCAAGATATACTCAGTGGAACGTGCCACTCTATGACGATAGCGTGCTGTGGGTGATACCGGGCAGCCATCGACGGCGCAATACCGCACAGGAAAACGCCGAGTTGCTCAAAGACCGCGCCGGGCCCGTCACCGGCGGCATGCCGGTGGAGTTGAACGCCGGCGACGGCGTGGTCTACATCAACTATCTCAACCACACCGGTAGCAACTACACCACCAAGAAACGACGGACGCTCCACGGCGGCCATGCCATCTACGGTACCTACGCGGAACTCGGGTTCTTAGAAAACCTTGCGCCTTGGGCGGCTGAGCGGTTCACATCCTTTGCCGCGCGCGGCGAGCGCATGAAGGACGTCACGGAAGCGGCACTCCGCGCCGTAATCGCCAGGGACGAATCCGGCTACCGTGCGGCCTTGGCAACCCTGCAACCGGGCGCCGGCCCCCACGGCAGAACGACGCTTACGATTTATCTGTCTAAAGTCGCGAAGCAAGTACACATTTTGAAAGACCCCGCGTACGGCCCGCTGGACGATCTCCATCGGTGGGTCGAAGGCGAACACCCCATTACCCTGAATTGGGGGCCCGACTTCGCCGGGAGATTTTCCGCTGAGGAAGCGGCGACTCTGTGGAACCGGTTCGAGGGAATGGACGCCGCGCTTCAAAGCGACGTGGATGTGTTCGAACCGGCCTTTCAGGCGCGGCCCATGCGTTACTACTTCAACGAACTGCCGGCTGGTGTCGACGCTGAGTCGTTCATCGCGGGTTGGTAGGGCCAGGTCGGAACCATATCGACAGTCCGAAAGGGGTGTGAGGGTGCATTGCCGCCAAGGGACACCTCGTTTAGGCTGCGGCGGCATCTGACGGCTGGTTTGAGAAATCGTCGCGCGCGGCCGCACGTGCAGGACAACCTCCCTTAAGGAGACCCTAGCGTACTAGACTCCGAGGTAAAGGCGTTATTCCCTCTCCTTGGGAGAACTTTGCATAACCCCACTTTCAAGCAGGGGCACTCCTCCTGTGGAGACCTTTGCATAAACCCTCGCCACAGCGCAGATGTCCCCTCTCCCTCGACGAGAGAGGGAATTCTCTCGCCTCCGCTAGGCTTATGCCATGGTCTCTGTCCGGGGAGTGGGAACTTCCTCACAGCGGCGAGACTTGTGCGATGGTTTCCTTTAGGAAACGGCAATGCTCCAATTGCGTTTGCCAGGCGGCACCATGCACTCTGTTTACGAGCGGGCGTATTGGGAAGTCCTTCTCCTGCGTGCCTCACCTATGTGCCGCTCTTGTGGCATTCTGGGAGAATCCCGTGGCAACAGTCAGCCTACAAACAAAATTGCGTGGTGGCTCGGTATAATTGAGGTAGATGGTTTCACAAAGAAGCAATCACCAATGAATGTCGGCATCTCAAAGAGGAGGCCTCTAGTGATTAGCCGGATACATCGTAGTATTACGGTTCTCTTAGCGACAGCGGCGCTCATGGTCGCGGTCTCGTGCAGTGTGCAAGTTGTTCAACCCCCACCCGATCCTGCAGAAGATCCTGCTGCATACACGCAGTACTTTGTGGAACAGGCGATTGCCCACTACGAGGCACACGGACTTGAGGCGACCGTTGCCCACTACAATACGCCCGAAAGCATTGACGGGGACTGGTACGTCTTCATTTTCGATGAGAGTGATGTCATGCTCGCCCATGCTGCCGTGCCAGCAAACGTGGGACTGCACGCCGACCAGATTTTGGGGCTGGGCGGCTATCCGGCGGGAGCGCAGGTAGCGGCAGCGGCCACTGAGGAAGGCGCGTGGACAGACTACACGTACA from Chloroflexota bacterium encodes the following:
- a CDS encoding aspartate aminotransferase family protein, whose product is MGQRHSEGGVAIEPEAGSPPTTATAELFEESSRYMPGGTSRLHYYYHPYPIYAQSGNGCYLTDVEGVERVDYLNNMTALIHGHANPVINLAIFHQLQRGSAYSEPSEPELELARLLVERVPSLEKIRFANSGTEGVMLAVKLARAFTGRSRIAKFEGFYHGYYDYVQVSYSSQPDTWGPADAPHSVASSGGLADSVESDVLTLPYNDRESVIRLLEQHGSDIAALLYDPLCNRAGFPLPQDDFLTFLREITRDYGIVLISDEVISFRVSYAGGAARFGGEPDLTVFGKIIGGGLPIGAVGGSAEIMSLLDPTAGPPVLASGGTYSGNPLSAIAGYAALSQLTPDAYTRLEELGDDLRTRANAVFADAGVPGQVSGAGSLIIVVPTDEPIVNYRSIPKGPETEARMRGLHRGLMDAGVIVSKEGLGALSTPMGQVEVDRFVDALARAAHQVAGL
- a CDS encoding HAD family hydrolase: MSSTPRYAAVLSDIDGTLAPYGVLPSPPVIAGISAAARRCHVGLISSRDLHYVAAMAARFDLKGLQVADGGARIFRADTMETLDCVYLEPEDARTVLDAVARSPYSFSAVDDTTVVETVADIHHWRITRITVLPVPTADLPRFEELFPSERPVHVTRFPYESGRTWGVDITHKLGTKATAVHRYARMLGIRPAQIIGIGDGPNDVEFLQECGLRIAMGNAHSDLKAIAHWIAPDVTEHGILAALERFRDELG
- a CDS encoding methyltransferase, with the translated sequence MYASLQTADETTLPGPLMAGLGDVRILHPPGTFALSPASLISVQAIVGNQDLLKGIGLDWGTGSGCLAITAARIADVFHVAGLDISETSVATAYKNASYNAVSDKTSFFVANSYSPVDWRVRRALDSLERRVDFVLANPPASEDDDGFGFRREVLKGARKYMAAGGVVLLGGSSRYGQRAKRLCDEVPEFSYGGVISSTGWVPFDLARPDYLRYLKQYAAEEERGGLDYRFQCNRVHAGEPINARRALALFDATGLMPFMDWQMHLFRYNRN
- a CDS encoding phytanoyl-CoA dioxygenase family protein, with product MKVDRGQFMDQGYLIFRNLIPPDKLETMRASCETMLERQKANWARERGPDDPPGSEYDKARQPRVMMMRPGLIDAETANVVEDFWVADETLEVTSQLLCEPEPCITEMMMMCNPIRDWPGGTGWHRDIHPVDMAPLDALTADVMESGPRYTQWNVPLYDDSVLWVIPGSHRRRNTAQENAELLKDRAGPVTGGMPVELNAGDGVVYINYLNHTGSNYTTKKRRTLHGGHAIYGTYAELGFLENLAPWAAERFTSFAARGERMKDVTEAALRAVIARDESGYRAALATLQPGAGPHGRTTLTIYLSKVAKQVHILKDPAYGPLDDLHRWVEGEHPITLNWGPDFAGRFSAEEAATLWNRFEGMDAALQSDVDVFEPAFQARPMRYYFNELPAGVDAESFIAGW
- a CDS encoding exonuclease domain-containing protein, whose product is MLTFNSIDVETANADRASICQIGIVHVQGGRMEDQWETLVNPEDWFDPMNIMIHGIQESDVRHSPTLPDVRGELRDRLCGSVLVSHTAFDRVAFERAMVKYGLEKLRVTWLDSAMIARRAWPERYAQRGYGLKSIAEDLGISFRHHDALEDARAAAEIVLRACLNADMDIEGWLRRVDRPIVDSSAYSAKREGNVDGPLFGETVLFTGALGIPRRRAADIAAEAGCQVVNGVSTKVTMLVVGIQDETKLNGYLKSSKHRKVEELVKKGADIQILSEDDFSVLMDVDLSSSP
- a CDS encoding GMC family oxidoreductase N-terminal domain-containing protein; its protein translation is MRTPHIPRYADTVVIGGGTAGAAVAGLLAERGDQSVLLLEAGPDYGHQKEGRWPSDLLDGRVLASTHDWSFTSAATHGQPNHELQRAKVIGGCSAHNGCIAIWGSRADYDGWAAAGNDGWSTAEVIPYFERAMARLSVREFAPEEVTPFHGACLDAMVGSGIPRTANLNDLDEDIGAAIAPINIRNGVRWSTALAYLDPVRDLGNLTIVGDALVKKIGVRGSHAVSVEVVHAGQESTVEAGRIILCGGAYGSPAVLLRSGIGPGDELTALGVPVRLDLPGVGRNLHDHPGAIMLHHGTDLFNSLSTDFIAAGKTVFTEQSLAKARSRNCGEAFDLHIAPLTPPSPDKDGRWECAMYTAHMAPQSRGRLTLRDRSPESSPVIDTGYFTDPGDRDLAALLDGIALTREIARQPSFAELIGEELEETASMVTAEDVRRNGLHYYHPVGTCKMGPASEPEAVVDAMGKVHGIEGLHVVDASIMPNVPRGNTNLPTLMLAERIIAGVD